One window from the genome of Asterias rubens chromosome 11, eAstRub1.3, whole genome shotgun sequence encodes:
- the LOC117296402 gene encoding mitochondrial transcription rescue factor 1-like: protein MFSQIMYRFTLLKHGQINLRCFNVSNHDLRGKSPVYWARSKLIQCRSASKSSFARTTYPASTVTMNRNLTNVNCHHGNKDADSGRSISSLSTAFKDIRSPFNQTSRHGRLWPDGFSLLVTNYQSVRGFASSTSTRGKKTKGKKERRQQDELTDDDESDDDIVPEDERDWDPETDGKMEVEDEEVKDWKDLRQFVPSLRLDAVLGAGLGISRKSVEDAFLSTRLRVNGEKVTKKSKQVKEGDILDLILERSTPSQAGEGEARNEMSVMRIHIKEISADKTGKDRIPVFLRRWKNLLVAKDK, encoded by the exons ATGTTTTCTCAAATTAtgtacagatttacattattaaaacatggacAAATTAATCTGCGTTGCTTTAATGTTAGTAACCATGATTTAAGAGGTAAATCCCCGGTTTATTGGGCAAGATCTAAGCTGATTCAGTGTCGGTCTGCTTCAAAATCTAGCTTCGCTAGAACAACATATCCAGCAAGCACAGTGACAATGAACAGAAACTTGACTAATGTAAACTGTCACCATGGAAACAAAGATGCTGACAGTGGGAGGAGCATCTCatcactatcaacagctttcaagGACATCAGATCACCATTCAATCAAACTTCAAGACATGGACGTCTGTGGCCTGATGGATTCTCACTTTTGGTAACAAACTATCAAAGCGTTCGTGGGTTTGCATCATCTACTAGTACTAGAGGTAAAAAGACAAAAGGGAAGAAAGAACGAAGACAACAAGATGAACTAACGGATGATGATGAAAGTGATGATGATATTGTCCCTGAGGATGAGAGAGATTGGGATCCAGAGACGGATGGGAAGATGGAGGTAGAGGATGAGGAGGTCAAAGATTGGAAGGATTTACGTCAGTTTGTTCCATCATTGAGACTTGATGCTGTACTTGGTGCTGGGCTTGGGATCTCAAGGAA GAGTGTTGAAGATGCATTTCTTAGTACGAGATTGCGGGTGAACGGAGAGAAAGTCACAAAAAAGAGCAAGCAG GTAAAAGAAGGTGACATCTTGGATTTGATCTTAGAGCGAAGCACGCCCTCACAGGCTGGGGAGGGAGAGGCTAGGAATGAGATGTCTGTAATGCGGATTCACATCAAGGAAATCTCAGCCGATAAAACAGGGAAAGACAGGATACCAGTGTTTCTACGACGCTGGAAGAATCTACTAGTGGCTAAAGACAAATAG